TTACGCGCTCGCGAGGTTATCAAGGTGTGGTCCTATACACCTCTGTGGTACAGACGGACGCTCAGTATCTGTATGAGCGAGTTGGATATCAGAAAATGCGACAGTTTGTCATTCCAGAGTTTTTAGCAAGAATTTTAAACTTCTCCCTAATCGAGTACAGACTGAACGTCCAGCCATCGTCATAAAAGAACGACGACTTCGCTTTGCCAGTGCGAtgacctgggtgtgtgtgtatgtgtgtatgtgtgtgtgtgagagagagagagaaaatagagagaatgCAAATACTGTTTATACAAACCTCAACAATGTCACAATTGACCATTTAGGTAATAGTATGGTAGACTACCCAGTTATAACCAAAGGCTATGTTTATGTCAGTTGGAAGGGAAACAAAGAAGTCCTCCTGAGTGATGTGAGGGGTTAGCGTATGTCCCAAGACTTCTGGACAGCAAGCATCTTGAGATCTTTGTGCAGTGTCCAACTCTGTGTTGAAACTGTTATTGGATAATGACCATTGTTTTGATGACCACTTCCTGTTTTAACTATATTGGGCTATATCAATTTTGATTTTTGATTTCAGATTGTTGAAAACTAAACACACCTCAAGTTGGTGGTAACCGTCTGCGACAGAAGTGGAAAACTCTGTCTTGTGACTGATGCACTGTATGATTACATCTTACTTCCCCCAGCTTAGGAAAGGGACTTGCACAACAGAATGTCTTTTCAAAAAAACAGAACGAAAAAAatggtaaaacaaaaaaacattttcttacGAATATGTtatgttactgtaggcctacatttgtgtgGACTCATTAGATTATGTCTCATTACATTGAAGAAATGTATTCGCTGACCTTCATTTGCATGTTTCTGTGGTAACCACAAAAACAGCAAAGCCAGTCAGCTGATTAATTTTGGAACTTAGAAGAGCAGTGTGTCATTTCACTGGCTCTCAAGCTGAACATTAACAACCTTTTGCAATACCTGTGTATTTGTTTACACTTTTCTATGGATAGGTCCTGGCAGTTTGAGAAGGGAGTCTTAAATCATGGTTAATGGTCAGTCATAGTATGGGATTGGGATTGGATAACCCCATTCCTGTTAATCATCAATAACACATTAGTAACACATAACACAAGTCTTGTACTCCCAAATTGGTTAAGTGTGTCAATCAAGTGATGTGATTAAATTAATTTAATGGAAGTATGTTCATCAGTTGATTAAAAGTCATGATTGTGTCAATTGTTTTCTGTAAAACTGTTTGTTCCTATTTTTAATCGGTTTCATTTTAATAATAAAATCTTTAAGGATGTACTTTGTTGCTATTTACTTCACGTGTATTGCTCTGCGGTCCTCTGCTATATTGCTATTCTCGTAGACATACTACAGCCTACACATACGGTCTGTATGTCAATGAGTGCTCTGGTTCTGTTACAGTTTGATGCTCTCTGGCATCCATTACCCAGACCTAGAACAGTAGAGATCATGTGACACCATACTCAAGGAAAAACAGGAAGAGGTAAGGGGAAGGAAAGAGGGGTCTCCTTGTGGCTGTGAGGAGGCAGAATGTGTGTTTATAGAAAAACGTGAAAAAAATATTTCTGAGACAGAATCTATGACTACAGTAAGGTGTACTAAAATAGATACAGCCTGCTTACTACAGTGGATGCAGACTTTCACAATGGTGAGCTCAAACAGCTTTGATTGTATCTAAGCACTTGTCTACTCAAGGGATATGAGCAAGTATTTTTCAGTGTTGTTGTGTAATGACATAGTTATACTCAGTTTTTTTGCACAGAGTACAATAGAATAGACTTTTCAATACTCTCCAATGTGTCATCTTATTGCTTGTTATGCACTCCAATTGGATGCAATAACACAGTTTCTTTCCTCTTATGTTGAAATAAAATGTGGTCTTTAATGCCTCCTGTGTGTATTGTGCTGCATCATCTCATCCCAAGATGGAGTTCAGTCTTCGTGAGTACTGTGACTCAGACTACACAGTAGTGCGTGAGGTGTACGCCACCGGCTTCAGAGAACATGCCACGTCCATCTTCGTCACGGTTCTCCAGAGGATCTGGGTCCAGTTGTTTCTGCTGGCCACGTTCCTTGGCCTGCTTGAGCTCTCCGGTTCCCCCCTGTGCGCAACACTGGGCGTCTCCGGGCTCCTTCTGGTGCTACGGGTGTCTGTGCAGTGCCTGCTGGAACAGGGCGTGCGCCTGGGCCTCAGCGAGGACCTCCAGGACATCCAGGCGTCCTACATGCAGCCGGGCCAGGTGGCGCGCTTCTGGGTGGCTGAGGCAGGGGGCTGCATCGTGGGCACGGTGGCCATCCTGCCCTGCCTGGAGGAGAAGGGAGCCTGGGAGCTGAAGAGGATCACGGTGCTGAAGAGATGCAGGGGGCGAGGCATCGCCAAAGCCTTGTGTCACACCGCCTTGGGGTTCGTCGCCAGCcggggggtggagagggtggtGCTCTTCACCTCCATGGCCCAGGTGGATGCACACAGGCTCTACCACAGCCTGGGCTTCAGGAAGGAGAGGGAGTTTGTGTGGCCGTCGTGGCCAGCCAGGCTGGTGAACTTCCTTGTGTATAAATACTCTTACGCAGTGGATGGTTCAACTGAATGAATGTGGTGGTGGACACTGATATGATACACTAAACACTGGATATTGTATCTAGTGAAATGTGGTGTATGCAGTCACTTCACCAAATACATGAATCTGGAGTTTGAGAGACTTCATCATGAATGTACTGTGCTTCTTACAAGGGCCAGGCAACACTTTTGTCAATCAATCAACAATTCTCATCAACCAGAAAATATTTCTAAACATGGGGTGCCATCTCACATCACAGGGGTTTGGTGACCAGGGATGCCTTTCCAATTGACTATTATGAGGAACATAATATTTGTGCATTGTTGTCTGAATATGATTATATCTCGTATGGACCCATGCTGTTGAGCAGCAGATAAACTCACCAATTTCCATCTCCTGGAATTGGAGAatacatgttccaaatgtgtaTGTTTACAGGATTTAGTTTAAAGGTGTATTTCTGTTGTTCCATATGCATGTTCTTATTTTGTCTTGCCAATACAATTGCACATTGTTTGCAATCATACATTCAGTCATTCACTCATTAGTCCTATTGTTTGCATCCAAATAAATGTattcagggccggtttttagcataggccggctaggcggtcgcctagagcgccatgtgaagaaggggcgccgaaatggcgctctcctatgcgtaattttgcgatatgaagttttttttatgaagtcgcaatcaacaaagagtggcgaaagcgctcctcacggcaaagcgcccctcagccaatagtaatatctcttccaactgtctctgggaagtctgtgaaccaataaacagacagttctgagaaagggggcgggacgagtgacagcgtgcggtctattttgaatttggagactcactcgagagacagagggggcaagcgcaaacagtagtgctgctctgctggatggagattattatgttctcattaaaccactcattgcatgatgcaggagtttcagagggtgttttggaactatgtgatttaatcagcaaccgtttgtgattatggaaagcctaatagttatgaggttactatttggaattagagagaaaaagagctttgtttttgatcagagaaatcgctagttagcatgctaacattagccaagtatgccaagcaatgaaatccagtaaagtagctgttagtagcctactcactactcactaacacccacctgatatcataatacttgcttaggttgacaagcaagtTAATGTAAGACTGGTGcgatgtttaaaacaattttagctgccatatctccttccatccacatgaattacctgcttgttgtaagcttaaaaaaacattaatttccagaccagaatgacatagcctacattaatcatgtaacagaaccatgcacagcagacaagtgaggctatttactatattttgtatattatgaaattcaatagcgtgacagctcttctccctttctctcaccctgtccctccaaacacatagatagcccccttctcattctcctactcacaaatgcaccactatttccagtccagaaatgaaattggtttggaagacagcacaaatgtgtagcttattaaaattgttatgctgccatgctttgtgatgctgtagatagtgtagatcaatgcagacctccttggtaggcttattgtctacacatgcattttacatgcaaatgtaggcctactgtatcactctcctggcatttcaatttcacgttacaattcaaacacattgataacctccctctcatctggggttgggggccccaccaccatcacatccaacacaccacacagtgaagctactttcatgcgactcaatctgatgtgttggtcgcctgtcaaaaagaaccacaaatccatttgatgagaaacggttattgttcttgatgctatttagttaagcttactaaggatattagtcttgtgttctgtgaggtataagaaatattttttttttctttcaaaggtaggggggggcgccagaaatcaaactcgcctagggcaccaaataagccagaaccggccctgaatgTATTTGAGGTAGATTATAACTATGTGtataatcatttttaaaaaatgttgccTTCACACGCACAGTCCGCCACTGGTTGTATAACCAATCAGTGTCCTTATTAGACCTACAGTGAGCGCTACTATGCTTCTGAGATGAAAGGGCGCTGGTTCACATTTCAGCACCGGCCAGTTCCCTTGCAAATGTAATCAGGCGTGTGACATGACAACAGGAAGTTGACTGGCACTGGCTCCTGTGTCTTCTCCCCAAGCCCCAGAGACGGGACTGTCAAGATACGCACAACGCCAACCAAAAACGTTTTGAATCACAGGTAAGGTAAgatagcatttttttttgttttcattttccaTTTTTCCATCATGTCGAGAGGCGGTTTGTCACGTGTTCACTCTACCGGTAAAGGGTTCATTATGTTGCTTTATTGCACGCGCCTTCGGATGTCGGACGCAAAGGGAGTTGCCTTTGGTACCCTACCTCAGTGATGTGCCCTGATGTATAGACGGGGGGGAAGAAAACGTGCTTTTCTTAGTCTTGCAGTTGAGATAGACGCACAATTTCCTTCTGTTTGCGGTCTCGTGGCACATTTCCTTCTCGTGGTCAGTATAAGAATGTAGCCTACCTCATGTCGTTTCCACGCGTGTTTTCTCACCCTTATGTCAACACTTTTTGGATTTAGCCCAGGGAGACGGGATTTTCCAGCATTTTAACTAATTATTCGCCAATGTTGTAGACGAAAAGCTCATATTGCGGCTCGTTAACATTGTCAATTTGGCTCCATGATTAGAAACGGGTGAAAAATGAGCAATTTGGATTTTTTGGcgagtcatttttttctttctttctgctcgCTTTGGATATAGGCAGGGCCACTCATATTTTGGTCCCAATAATAAACAATGTGTGGGTTTTTATGAAGCAAATGTATTCCAGGTAATGAGCCCAAATAACCacatagcagtaggctatattttgcttTGATCGATTTGAGGTCTCGATTTCTCCAGTGTCATTACCGGATGTATGCACTAGGGGACAGCAGATCATAGCTAAATAGTCTGATCCCACCCCAGCAGCGGTTGATCTATGCTCTAAAATACAGTCCTAGGAAATCTGAAGTAGGCCTAATGTCATATCTAATGAAAGTTTCAGCAACGAACAAACATTTGTATGTGCCTAGTACTCATAGGATAACAAGAGTTCTTGTTTCCAGTGAGACATCCGTGCACCCTGAAAGTGCTTGGTAACTGTGATCTTTTATGTTGTATCAACCTAATAGGGCTTTATGTGAGATACTGTTACTCCTTGAATGGTTCCAATCACAATCGTATCCCACTTCCACCCTCGTGAATATAATACCATTTTTACCTCTCCAGTGTGTGTTAGACGACGAGTCAGTCTGCTTTGTACTATGCTCCTGATACAAGGAGGCCTGACAGGCACAGTTAGCAGACCTACTTCAGCAAGAACGTAAGGAACATAGATGATGAAAAGACTAGTGTGCAGTGCTTTAGTTTGCTGTAGTTTGGATTTCAGCTTTCTGATGCCTCAGGGCaggctatggggcacctaagtcacgccctctacttcctggttcatggggcagacagttgcaaaatattgaatggaagtgagcaaggcgagtcgtggtggacttgtgatgcataagtggaggtccaaggtttggattgttgtcgaaaaactactcatttcaagcccagtaaatattttttgactccctctgccccatgaaccaggaagtagagggcgtgacttaggtgccccattatgcTCAGGGCCAGATCatccaggggcaccaaccatttttgaccatgagggggcaccacaagacacatttattttttatgaaaGGGGACACAAGTGAGGTACAGTGCCCGGGGCACCACGACGGCTTAATACGGCCCTGATTATGCTGTGTCTCTGATGATGCTCTgctggtctgtgctgtgctgtgctgtgctgtgctgtgctgcgctgcgctttgctgtgctctgctggtctgtgctgtgctgtgctgtgctgtgggcctACCTCCCTGGTATGACCTGCAGATGGGGTTGTTTCAGGGCAGCTGGAATGGGCTTGCCAATTAGTGGCTGACTGGCTATGGGTTAAAATCAAACACCCTACACAGTTAAGATACTGATGCAAGTCTGGGAGTGCAAGGCCTCAGTGTCTCAGTGTTGCCCCGCCTCCGTGTATAAAACAATAGcgtttccccactgtcaaccaGGGCATAGCCAttctggttcctaccagacctctctgtgcttgtagctctggagcccccagGTGGCGCTCAGCACACACAAAGGTCTGGGAGAATGtaacaggattccatttctccactcAAACAATAAGTCGGAGCATTTATGGCTTCAATATCGATGGCAGCTTGCATTGCGGAGTCACATGACATATTATAGACCATATTGACACTTTTGGAGAGCAACGTTTTTGatggaatttgttgatattgagaaaaagaatcctgctacatgctcccagacctagtagtggagctcacgaagctgcgcggaactacaggtcgggaaAGAGCCAGGCTTCCTCCCTTTCAGCTTTCCGATTGCAAATCAGAGAATGACCATCATTGATGACGTCGAGCCGTGTGTCA
This is a stretch of genomic DNA from Engraulis encrasicolus isolate BLACKSEA-1 chromosome 19, IST_EnEncr_1.0, whole genome shotgun sequence. It encodes these proteins:
- the LOC134470003 gene encoding probable N-acetyltransferase CML5 — protein: MTTVRCTKIDTACLLQWMQTFTMMEFSLREYCDSDYTVVREVYATGFREHATSIFVTVLQRIWVQLFLLATFLGLLELSGSPLCATLGVSGLLLVLRVSVQCLLEQGVRLGLSEDLQDIQASYMQPGQVARFWVAEAGGCIVGTVAILPCLEEKGAWELKRITVLKRCRGRGIAKALCHTALGFVASRGVERVVLFTSMAQVDAHRLYHSLGFRKEREFVWPSWPARLVNFLVYKYSYAVDGSTE